A stretch of Besnoitia besnoiti strain Bb-Ger1 chromosome Unknown contig00015, whole genome shotgun sequence DNA encodes these proteins:
- a CDS encoding protein phosphatase 2C domain-containing protein (encoded by transcript BESB_028440), whose product MAKLTGASAGLLGAAVLGLFAASLSDVGSLLYGQDGLSGAVQVVSAAPVDALQTGGQERRQLAAELGDDLAQALDAEALLAKLEKLESDGLMAPLEEVQTALAEAPELLQTLAAVADAVNGSDAEEGEVVNGSDSEDEEAVKGSDGEEGEVVNGSDSEDEEAVKGSDAEDEEVANGSDAEDGEAVSGSDAEEGEVVDGSDAEDEEAVNGSNEGGFLATKTGTKAEEEGDSVKSGENANDEAGAVDGVDTEEHLHLPAAFQAPGNETSNQPEVPALESNMPEAPVEKPGKAPEVAQPAAKKSLWNRLSALFRSLTKNGRSKNKHSS is encoded by the coding sequence ATGGCAAAGCTGACAGGTGCGTCTGCGGGTTTgctgggcgccgccgtcctcggaCTTTTCGCGGCCTCCCTCTCCGACGTCGGCTCTCTGCTCTACGGCCAAGACGGTCTCAGCGGAGCCGTCCAGGTCGTCTCGGCTGCCCCCGTCGACGCCTTGCAGACTGGCGGACAGGAGCGCCGCCAACTCGCCGCGGAGCTTGGCGACGACCTGGCGCAGGCCCTCGACGCTGAGGCCCTCCTGGCCAAGCTGGAAAAGCTCGAGTCCGACGGGCTCATGGCCCCCCTCGAAGAAGTCCAgaccgcgctcgccgaagcTCCAGAGCTGTTGCAGACGTTGGCAGCCGTGGCGGATGCCGTGAACGGctccgacgccgaggagggggAAGTTGTGAACGGCTCTGACTCCGAAGATGAGGAAGCCGTGAAAGGctccgacggcgaggagggggaaGTTGTGAACGGCTCTGACTCCGAGGATGAGGAAGCCGTGAAAGGCTCCGACGCCGAGGATGAGGAAGTTGCGAACGGCTCTGACGCCGAGGATGGGGAAGCCGTGAGCGGCTCTGATGCCGAGGAGGGGGAAGTTGTGGACGGCTCTGACGCCGAGGATGAGGAAGCCGTGAACGGCTCCAACGAGGGCGGATTCTTGGCTACCAAGACTGGCACcaaggcggaggaagaaggggaTAGCGTCAAATCCGGTGAAAATGCCAACGACGAGGCGGGTGCCGTGGACGGCGTGGATACCGAGGAGCATCTCCACCTACCCGCTGCCTTCCAGGCCCCCGGAAACGAGACCAGCAACCAACCCGAGGTGCCGGCTCTTGAATCCAACATGCCAGAAGCCCCGGTCGAGAAGCCTGGGAAGGCCCCGGAGGTCGCGCAGCCAGCTGCAAAGAAGTCTCTGTGGAATCGCCTTTCCGCTCTGTTTCGTTCGCTCACTAAAAATGGCAGGTCGAAAAACAAGCACTCCTCCTAG
- a CDS encoding uncharacterized protein (encoded by transcript BESB_028450), translating into MKSEASRPCCASYLPSSSPPPTAPARGAGLGPSELRRRDAPRAARKIPFRLPSLDRLLCGGCPAGEGILQVCGPAGVGKTSLCLQLAVSLAAGCSPALQRPQRSPASCGEGPSDACDGSPGDAAEGCRGRKRGRSAERNPASCADEAVSNGARSEKLTRIPRGRSSISFSLSLSECCTLSRSSSSALAPSSCLLRALPRGGGAPPRAQSREIPQACRRNAKSAGATHGLQELPRETSVADGCASPPGAAPRRCADGCEKEECGGGQQVARRTLRRTRTLFIDSEGGARLERLRQIAASFAGLRLEGEPSPSARVSGGAARREAEGEARRERHAEGMVMSAEVEAKLERLEREELALQQLVGRIDIARIFDHKELLAVLQHVYLLLTREASLEGGADLGKEAEAFDGPEKAEKEAETPGGETPARLPAEATTVAPASRAVHRGRASQGRRPRETYGLIVVDSLSWIFHPAFFHSAAECAALLLQCANVISLLSTRFQVAAVVTSQLTTAKASFAPLEETRSASRAFAAAFPQAFAPSLGRAWRQVPVYSLGLRWPEGASLSSRGGRRALYSGAFRAEAEAGFPAREIVVFKTPTLFNALGEAAAGDVGTGGEDDRSRARGPEDSLASDDAEPRTGALPVAAVKVVVAGGGVREYETTAKGDGKLRFRWH; encoded by the exons ATGAAGAGCGAAGCCTCGCGCCCTTGCTGCGCGTCCTAccttccctcctcttctcctccgccgaccgcgcccgcgcgcggggcggggCTTGGGCCTTCAGAGTTGCGtcgccgagacgcgccgcgtgcggctcgGAAGATCCCGTTTCGGCTGCCTTCCCTGgatcgtctcctctgcggaggatgccccgccggcgagggcaTTCTGCAGGTGTGCGGCCCTGCCGGAGTCGGGAAGACGTCGCTGTGCCTGCAGCTCGCGgtcagcctcgccgccggctgctccCCGGCActccagcggccgcagcgaagccccgcgagctgcggcgaggggcCTTCAGACGCTTGCGACGGCAGCcctggcgacgccgcggagggctgtcgagggaggaagcgaggTCGAAGCGCTGAGCGAAACCCCGCGTCGTGCGCCGACGAAGCGGTTTCCAACGGGGCGCGAAGCGAGAAGCTGACGCGCATACCCAGAGGCAGGAGCAGCATCTCTTTTTCGCTGTCCTTGTCGGAGTGTTGCACTCTATCCCGatcttcttcgtccgccCTTGCTCCCTCTTCTTGCCTCTTACGGGCGCTTCCACGCGGCGGGGGAGCGCCTCCACGAGCGCAGAGCCGAGAGATTCCCCAAGCGTGCAGAAGGAACGCGaagagcgccggcgcgacgcacGGGTTGCAGGAAttgccgcgcgagacgagtGTGGCGGACGGCTGCGCGAgcccgcctggcgccgcgccgcgtcgttgCGCAGACGGctgcgagaaggaggagtgTGGCGGAGGACAGCAGGTCGCCCGAAGAACTCtcaggcgcacgcggacgcTTTTCATCGActcggaaggcggcgcgcgactggagcgcctgcggcaaaTTGCGGCTTCCTTCGCTGGTCTGCGTCTCGAGGGGGAGCCTTCGCCCTCAGCCAGGGTGTCGGGAGGCGCAGCCCGTcgcgaagcggagggcgaggcgcgacgagagaggcaTGCGGAGGGCATGGTGATGAGTGCGGAGGTGGAGGCGAAACTGGAGCGACTTGAGCGCGAGGAACTCGCGCTTCAGCAGCTCGTAGGCCGCATCGACATCGCGCGCATCTTTGATCACAAAGAACTTCTGGCTGTGCTTCAACACGTGTACCTGCTTCTCACTCGCGAAGCGAGCCTCGAGGGGGGTGCCGACTTGGgaaaggaggcagaggcattCGATGGCCCTgaaaaagcagagaaggaagcagagacgccaggcggggagacgcctgcgcgcctccccgcggaggcgaccacGGTCGCGCCCGCTTCAAGGGCCGTtcaccgcgggcgcgcgtcaCAAGGCCGGAGACCGAGGGAGACATACGGACTGATTGTCGTGGACTCGCTGAGTTGGATTTTCCATCCTGCGTTTTTTCATTCCGCAGCCGAGTGCGCTGCCCTCCTTCTGCAATGCGCGAACGTCATCTCGCTGCTCTCGACGCGCTTCCAGGTCGCGGCCGTCGTCACCAGCCAGCTCACGACCGCGAAGGCCTCTTTCGCACCGCTAGAAG AGACGAGAAGTGCCTCGCgggcgttcgcggcggcgtttccTCAGGCGTTCGCCCCGTCGCTCGgtcgcgcgtggcggcagGTGCCCGTGTACAGTCTGGGGCTTCGCTGGCCGGAAGGCGCTTCGCTTTCAtcgagaggcgggcggcgagcacTCTATTCGGGTGCGTTtcgcgccgaggccgaggcggggTTTCCTGCGCGAGAGATCGTCGTCTTCAAGACTCCTACGCTGTTCAACGCCCTgggcgaagcggctgcgggGGACGTAGGgaccggcggcgaagacgaccgcagccgcgctcgagGCCCCGAGGACTCGCTGGCGAGTGACGACGCGGAACCGAGGACTGGAGCTCTGCCTGTGGCGGCTGTCAAAGTCGTCGTGGCTGGCGGGGGCGTGCGGGAATACGAAACCACTGCCAAAGGCGACGGCAAGCTGCGATTTCGGTGGCACTAA